In Chlorogloeopsis sp. ULAP01, the genomic window AATTGAAACTTTCTATTAGGATAGGTTTGTCTATAGTACGTGGGCTAACCACTGCTGTAAACGCTATCTGGCGAGTATGACGCTTTTCTTTTATTAGTACTGTTCCATGAAATTTGATTTTGCCATCATCAGGTAAACCAATTTGTATTTTTTGTGGTTTTAAACTGATAATTTCACCGTCTACATTTAAATCAAAGTTTTGAATTTTGCTGCGAATAGATTCTGAAGTAAGCGCATGGTTAATATCTGCTTCTGTAAGTATGATGCGAGCAGTGGTATTGACGGGTTGATTCAGTTCAATTTGACCGAAAATCGCGCTAAGAGGATTGATAGCAATTTTATCTGTTTGTACCTCTATTTCTTGTATGCGAATACCTTGTATTTCCAGCCCTTCTCCAGATAAAGAAACAGCATCTGCTTGTCCTTGAATTATTTTTAGCAAATCTGTTTGTACGTCTACTTCTATTGTTTCTGCTTCATCTAACTGGCTGGATAATGTATTTTCTGCTGCTTGGGATAGTAAATTTTCTTCAAGGTTTCGTTCTTGTGACATGAGTTTATTTTATTTATAAACTTTCTATTTAATTTAAGTGCTAGTCAACAGGAAGTGTATCTGTAATAAGGTATAGAATAGAATGTCTCTGTCAATAGATACTAGAAAATTAATTATTGAAAAAATATTAATTATTCTCTATTAATAAATAATATTTTATTGTTTTACATAATACTCGTTCTTTTGAATGTAAGTATAAATTTAATATGTCTTGTCTTGTCTCTAGTTATTGTTCCAATATAGCCAAAAAAGAGTCGTCTATATATGATTCAAGAATGGCTAAATAAATATAATATTTCCTACAATTTTCCGGACGATTGTCTAATTCTTAAGCTATGTTTTTAATTACCTGGGTGATGTTTTTCTTAGCCACTGTCGGTGAGGTAAATTGCCCTAAATTATATAATTATTGTGCTACTAAACTAAAACAGTATCGAAACAGGTACGAAAACTTTAGCGGTGAAATCCAAACCTGTGATTTTGCGTAGATAATCATTCACATCACCAGAGCTGTTCGCTTTCCGATATCTATCATCATCAAGATACTGAAATAACTCTTGTCCGGGAATATCTTGACAGCTTTTGACAATTTTTGCTCTTCGGCGATCGCTGACATCAATATGTAGCCCTACTAATTCTGCTGATTCAATGGGATTGATAACGTGTGCCGCTTTAACTTCTTTAATAATTTGTTTTTGAAGCTTCAGCTGCATAAGTGGGAAGATACACACAATCAATAAGTCTTATACCTGCCAATGTAGCTAATTCCCCCTTTTGGAAAATCTGTATAAAAGTAGAGATAGGCGATCGCAAAGTCGTCTAAAAGTCATATAGTCTAATTCTCGCTCTCACTGTAGGTACTATTCACCATAAACTAGCGCTAACCAACTCGGATAAGCATAGGAATCATCAGCAAGAAACTTGGAGCCGCATTCACTATTGAATGCTCTGTGGGCTGTGATTTGCAGATTATCCATCAAACGGCTATCATCACCAAAAGCTTCAAACCCAAGGCTCCACCACGCGCTCTCTTGAATCATCAGATGAGTAAGTTCAACCCTGCAACCATTATCAATATTTTCATGATCGGAAACAGGTTCTAGCGAAAACTCAGGTAAGACTTGATAAAGTTGAGAGTAACGAACTTTTTGAACGCTTACCCAGACAGGGTTATTTACAACCTGCTCTAACTCAAAACCTTCTTGTTTTGAATCGCAACACAACCACTTACCCCATTTTTCTACTTTGCCTTCTACGGAGCTACTAAAATTTAGTGTGCCTAATTCTGCTTTACGCCATTTGACTTCTAATCTTTCTTGCCGCAGTTTAATGCCCAGGAACTTAGATTCGGGAGAGTAAAGATATATATCTTCCCTTGTTTCTGGAGTTTGTAACGGCTGAACAAGACAATTTTGCTCAAACCACAATTGAATATCTTCTGGTGCTTTACCAGGGTAAAACCAGCGCAGTTCGTAAGTTGTCAGCATCCGTGGGACAATGATAAACGAAAAATTACGCTTGCTTTGTATTGCTTCCAGCCTAAAGGAATTAAAACCAATGTGGAAAAAAATTGCAATTATTTT contains:
- a CDS encoding DUF2993 domain-containing protein, translated to MSQERNLEENLLSQAAENTLSSQLDEAETIEVDVQTDLLKIIQGQADAVSLSGEGLEIQGIRIQEIEVQTDKIAINPLSAIFGQIELNQPVNTTARIILTEADINHALTSESIRSKIQNFDLNVDGEIISLKPQKIQIGLPDDGKIKFHGTVLIKEKRHTRQIAFTAVVSPRTIDKPILIESFNCDQGEGISLDMIVSLMNKVKELVNLPYFEFDNTKFRLINMEVRKGNMILLVEANVKRIPTL